Proteins from a single region of Syngnathus scovelli strain Florida chromosome 7, RoL_Ssco_1.2, whole genome shotgun sequence:
- the trip12 gene encoding E3 ubiquitin-protein ligase TRIP12 isoform X1, with protein MSNRPNSNPGGSLRRSQRNTAAAQPQDHTVAGRLQSEQVKQKVNSPPESRRPISKASKATSSSVTGQTRGHSSKRSGLALSVASFVLQDDPEAAGTSEQERQSHQSKSEGTQGLKRSEAPDQISTLGPPLTKKAKSQPLPRDNTSETRKNTAKKRSLAAEAPASSGRGQSKKSGATGASPVQKRKKADSHPGLRSTTVSLSNSTEGRTVKPTKLASKSAASAKAGCSNVTDSSSSASTSSSSSTTGTNSATTPGARVKQGKDQTKARRSRSASSPSPRRSTRDKEQAKSSSSKFEWATRFNPKVNLPKPKLSLTASSKTETSKPGPSGLQAKLARLRESTKKRSESPPAELPSFRRSTRQKTTGSCASTSRRGSGLGKRGAADARRQEKMADSDNNQDGANSSAARTDEASQGASASSSVTGAVGMTTSGESESDDSEMGRLQALLEARGLPPHLFGPLGPRMSQLFHRTIGSGASSKAQQLLQGLQATGDESQQLQAAIEMCQLLVMGNEETLGGFPVKSVVPALITLLQMEHNFDIMNHASRALTYMMEALPRSSAVVVDAIPVFLEKLQVIQFIDVAEQALTALEMLSRRHSKAILQAGGLADCLLYLEFFSINAQRNALAIAANCCQSITPDEFHFVADSLPLLTQRLAHQDKKSVESTCLCFARLVDNFQHEENLLQEVASRDLLTNIQQLLVVTPPILSSGMFIMVVRMFSLMCSNCPCLAVQLMKQNIAETLRFLLCGASNGSCQEQIELVPRSPQELYELTSLICELMPCLPREGIFAVDLMLKKGSAQTTEGVIWQWRDDRGLWHPYNRIDSRIIETAHQNGEDEISLSTLGRVYTIDFNSMQQINEDTGTARGIQRKPNPLANPNSGSHQEVRREDARAQLMKEDPELAKCFIKTLFGVLYEVYSSSAGPAVRHKCLRAILRIIYFADAELLKDVLRNHAVSSHIASMLSSQDLKIVVGSLQMAEILMQKLPDVFSVYFRREGVMHQVKNLAESESFLVTCPPKASPSSSTSLCTTTISTTSTTAANNTTPDLGSPSFQHSMDDSLDLSPQGRLSDVLKRKRLPKRGPRRPKYSPPRDDDKVDNQAKSPTSTQSPKSSFLASLNPKTWGKLGAQTNNANSEPSRTAGVSGLARAPPKDSVSNNRDKIKAWIKEQANKFVERYFNSENVDGSNPALNVLQRLCTSTEQLNLQVDGGLECLSEISSIVSESDVSSFEIQHSGLVKQLLLYLTSHTDRDLLSRDLRLKRFLHVFIGCPAPGTEPESSLDPTENGPFLALVHKMNSCLSQMEQFPVKVHDFPSGNGNGSRGSQALKFFNTHQLKCQLQRHPDCTNVKQWKGGPVKIDPLALVQAIERYLVVRGYGRIREEDEDSDDDGSDDEIDESLAAQFLNSGSVRHRLQFYIGDHLLPYNMTVYQAVRQYSLQAEEERESTDDEANPLGRAGIWTKTHTIWYKPVREDEDGSKDAVGGKRGRAQTAPTKTSPRNAKKQDELWHDGVCPSVINPLETYLISEPPESITFDDPSLDVNLLLRVLHSISRYWFYLYDNAVCKEIIATSEFINSKLTAKANRQLQDPLVIMTGNIPTWLIELGKTCPFFFPFDTRQMLFYVTAFDRDRAMQRLLDTNPEINQSDSQDSRVAPRLDRKKRTINRDELLKQAESVMQDLGSSRAMLEIQYENEVGTGLGPTLEFYALVSQELQRADLGLWRGEEVTLTNPKGSQEGMKYMFSTRGLFAVPFGRTTKPAHIAKIKMKFRFLGKLMAKAIMDFRLLDLPLGLPFYKWMLRHETSINSHDLVNIDPDVAKSILHLEDIIRQKKRLEQDRSQTRETLQQALESLNMNGCIVEDLGLDFTLPGFPNIELKKGGKDVSVTIYNLEEYLRLVVYWTLNEGVSRQFESFREGFESVFPLHHLQYFYPEELDQLLCGSKSETWDVKTLMECCRPDHGYTHDSRAVRFLFEVLSSFDAEQQRLFLQFVTGSPRLPVGGFRSLNPPLTIVRKTFESTENPDEFLPSVMTCVNYLKLPDYSSIEIMREKLLTAAREGQQSFHLS; from the exons ATGTCCAACCGGCCTAATTCCAATCCAGGGGGGTCACTGCGCCGTTCACAGAGGAACACTGCTGCGGCCCAGCCACAAGACCACACTGTCGCAGGAAG gttgcagtcagagCAGGTCAAACAAAAAGTAAATTCCCCACCTGAAAGTAGACGGCCCATATCCAAGGCTTCCAAAGCCACAAGCAGCTCAGTCACTGGCCAAACCAGAGGCCACAGCTCAAAAAG AAGCGGACTTGCGCTGTCCGTGGCATCTTTTGTACTGCAAGACGACCCagaagctgcagggacatcCGAACAAGAGCGACAAAGCCATCAGTCCAAGAGCGAAGGCACCCAAGGACTCAAGCGAAGTGAAGCTCCAGACCAAATTAGCACGTTAGGACCGCCACTAACAAAAAAGGCCAAATCCCAGCCCTTACCCAGAGATAATACCTCAGAGACCAGGAAAAACACAGCTAAGAAGAGGTCACTAGCTGCAGAAGCACCTGCATCCTCGGGTAGAGGACAGAGTAAGAAAAGTGGGGCCACTGGGGCCTCACCGGTCCAGAAACGGAAGAAAGCGGATTCTCATCCAGGTCTAAGAAGCACCACCGTGTCCCTCTCCAATAGTACAGAGGGCAGAACTGTTAAACCCACCAAGCTGGCGTCAAAATCGGCCGCCTCAGCCAAAGCTGGGTGCAGCAACGTGACAGactcctcctcttctgcctcaacttcctcctcctcttccactaCAGGCACAAATAGTGCCACAACGCCAGGTGCCCGAGTCAAACAGGGCAAAGACCAGACAAAGGCTCGCCGATCTCGCTCCGCCTCAAGCCCCTCTCCTCGCCGTAGCACCCGTGACAAGGAACAGGCCAAGTCCAGCTCTTCAAAGTTTGAGTGGGCAACACGCTTCAACCCAAAAGTCAATCTGCCAAAACCCAAACTGTCTCTAACTGCATCGTCCAAAACTGAGACATCCAAACCAGGACCGTCTGGATTACAAGCGAAACTTGCAC GTTTGAGAGAATCCACTAAAAAGCGCAGCGAGTCTCCTCCAGCAGAGCTCCCCAGCTTTCGGCGGAGCACACGTCAGAAGACCACGGGCTCCTGTGCCAGCACCAg TCGGCGGGGCTCAGGCCTGGGCAAGCGTGGGGCAGCTGACGCTCGCCGGCAGGAGAAAATGGCTGACTCCGACAACAACCAGGATGGGGCAAACTCGTCGGCCGCTCGCACTGATGAGGCATCACAGGGCGCCTCAG CTTCGAGTTCAGTTACTGGAGCAGTAGGCATGACCACCTCTGGAGAGAGTGAATCTGATGACTCGGAAATGGGAAGGCTTCAAG CTTTACTAGAGGCCAGGGGTCTCCCCCCACATCTATTTGGCCCCCTGGGACCTCGGATGTCACAGCTCTTTCACAGGACCATCGGCAGTGGTGCCA GCTCCAAGGCTCAGCAGTTACTGCAAGGTCTGCAGGCCACAGGTGATGAGTctcagcagctccaagctgccaTTGAGATGTGCCAGCTGTTGGTAATGGGCAATGAAGAGACACTTGGTGGATTTCCTGTCAAAAGCGTTGTGCCCGCTTTG ATTACACTTTTGCAAATGGAGCATAACTTCGATATT ATGAATCATGCCTCCCGTGCACTCACATACATGATGGAGGCCCTCCCCAGGTCCTCAGCTGTAGTGGTTGATGCTATTCCTGTCTTCCTGGAGAAG CTTCAGGTGATCCAGTTCATTGACGTAGCTGAGCAGGCCCTGACTGCCTTGGAAATGCTGTCGAGGCGACACAGCAAAGCAATTTTGCAGGCA GGTGGGCTTGCTGACTGCCTACTCTACCTAGAATTCTTCAGCATCAATGCACAGAGGAATGCCTTGGCCATAGCAGCCAACTGCTGCCAGAGCATTACACCTGATGAGTTCCACTTTGTTGCTGATTCTCTGCCTCTGTTGACTCAGAGACTTGCACATCAG gacaaaaagtctgttgagaGCACTTGCCTCTGTTTCGCTCGACTGGTGGATAATTTTCAACACGAGGAG AACTTGCTGCAAGAAGTGGCATCACGAGACCTTTTGACCAACATTCAGCAGCTGCTAGTAGTGACACCACCTATACTTAGCTCTGGGATGTTCATCATGGTTGTGCGCATGTTTTCCCTCATGTGTTCCAACTGTCCCTGCTTGGCAGTTCAGCTCATGAAACAAA ACATAGCAGAAACGTTGCGCTTCCTCTTGTGTGGGGCATCAAATGGCAGCTGCCAGGAACAGATTGAACTTGTACCACGCAGCCCTCAAGAGCTCTACGAATTGACCTCCTTAATATG TGAGCTGATGCCCTGCCTTCCTCGAGAGGGCATCTTTGCAGTCGATTTAATGCTGAAGAAGGGCAGCGCCCAAACGACGGAAGGAGTCATATGGCAGTGGCGGGATGATAGAGGGCTGTGGCACCCTTACAATCGCATCGACAGCCGCATTATTGAG ACAGCCCACCAGAATGGGGAAGATGAGATCAGCTTGTCAACTCTGGGTCGTGTGTACACAATTGACTTTAACTCTATGCAGCAGATCAATGAAGACACCGGAACGGCTCGTGGTATCCAGAGGAAGCCAAATCCACTTGCAAATCCCAACTCCG GGAGCCACCAGGAAGTTAGGCGAGAAGATGCACGAGCCCAGCTGATGAAAGAAGATCCCGAGCTGGCTAAATGTTTTATCAAAACTCTATTTGGGGTCTTGTATGAAGTGTACAGCTCCTCTGCTGGACCTGCAGTTAGACACAAGTGCCTTAGAGCCATCCTCAGGATCATCTACTTTGCTGATGCAGAGCTGCTGAAGGATGTGTTGAGGAACCATGCAGTGTCCAG TCACATTGCCTCTATGCTATCAAGCCAGGACCTGAAGATTGTTGTGGGGTCTCTGCAGATGGCTGAGATCCTCATGCAGAAGCTCCCTGATGTCTTCAGTGTCTATTTCAGGAGAGAAG GTGTAATGCATCAGGTTAAAAACTTGGCAGAGTCTGAGAGCTTTCTAGTTACTTGCCCGCCCAAGGCTTCCCCCAGCAGTAGTACCAGTCTGTGTACTACAACCATTAGCACTACATCCACCACGGCCGCCAATAATACGACGCCTGACTTGGGTTCTCCGAGCTTCCAGCACAGCATGGATGACTCACTGGACCTCAGTCCGCAAGG GAGGTTAAGTGATGTCCTGAAGAGAAAACGATTACCCAAGAGGGGGCCCAGAAGGCCTAAATACTCGCCACCAAGGGATGATGATAAAGTAGACAATCAGG CTAAGAGCCCCACAAGTACCCAGTCGCCCAAATCATCCTTCTTGGCCAGTCTCAAtcccaagacctggggcaaacTGGGTGCCCAAACCAATAATGCCAACTCCGAGCCCTCACGTACAGCTGGGGTGAGTGGCCTGGCAAGGGCACCGCCCAAGGACTCTGTCTCAAATAACAG AGATAAAATCAAGGCCTGGATCAAAGAACAGGCCAACAAGTTTGTAGAGCGGTACTTCAACTCTGAAAATGTAGATGGCAGCAACCCTGCATTGAATGTACTTCAGAGGCTTTGCACATCCACCGAGCAGCTCAACCTGCAG GTGGATGGCGGTTTGGAGTGTCTTTCGGAGATCTCCAGTATCGTGTCTGAATCCGATGTGTCCTCTTTTGAGATCCAACACAGTGGGTTGGTAAAGCAGCTCCTGCTTTATCTAACCTCCCACACAGACAGAGACTTGCTCAGTCGAGACTTGCGACTCAAACGGTTCCTCCATGTCTTTATCGGCTGCCCG GCTCCAGGAACAGAGCCTGAAAGTTCTCTGGACCCAACCGAAAATGGGCCTTTTCTGGCTCTGGTTCACAAAATGAACAGCTGTCTGAGTCAAATGGAGCAGTTCCCTGTCAAAGTGCACGATTTCCCCAGTGGCAATGGCAATGGAAGCAG AGGCTCACAGGCACTTAAATTCTTCAACACACATCAGCTCAAGTGTCAGTTGCAGAGGCATCCAGACTGCACTAATGTTAAACAGTGGAAAGGAGGTCCAGTGAAGATAGACCCTCTGGCCCTGGTGCAAGCCATTGAGAGATACCTTGTGGTCAGAG GGTACGGCCGAATCAGAGAAGAGGATGAAGATAGTGATGACGATGGTTCGGATGATGAAATAGACGAGTCACTG GCTGCACAGTTCCTGAATTCAGGCAGCGTACGTCATAGACTGCAGTTCTACATTGGTGACCACTTGCTGCCATACAACATGACAGTTTACCAGGCTGTGCGACAGTACAGCCTTCAGGCCGAAGAAGAAAGGGAGTCCACAGACGATGAAGCAAACCCACTGGGGCGAGCAGGCATTTGGACCAAAACGCATACAATATG GTATAAGCCCGTTCGAGAGGATGAGGACGGCAGCAAAGACGCTGTGGGAGGGAAGAGGGGCAGAGCCCAAACTGCACCCACAAAAACCTCTCCCCGCAATGCCAAGAAGCAGGATGAGCTGTGGCATG ATGGTGTGTGTCCCAGCGTCATCAATCCCTTAGAGACATACCTCATTTCAGAGCCTCCAGAGAGCATCACCTTTGATGACCCCTCGTTAGACGTCAACCTGCTGCTGAGGGTTCTGCACTCAATCAGTAGATACTGGTTCTACTTGTATGAT AATGCCGTGTGTAAGGAAATCATCGCCACCAGTGAGTTCATTAACAGTAAGCTGACTGCCAAAGCCAACCGTCAGCTCCAAGACCCCCTTGTTATTATGACCGGGAACATCCCAACTTGGCTCATAGAGCTCGGAAAGACTTG CCCTTTCTTCTTCCCATTTGATACACGGCAGATGTTGTTCTACGTAACAGCTTTTGATCGCGACAGAGCCATGCAGCGCTTACTGGACACTAATCCTGAGATAAACCAATCAGATTCTCAGGACAGCAGAGTTGCACCACGTCTTGACAGGAAAAAG AGGACGATAAATCGAGATGAGCTGCTCAAGCAGGCGGAGTCTGTAATGCAGGACCTGGGAAGTTCACGTGCAATGTTGGAAATTCAGTATGAGAATGAG GTGGGCACGGGTCTTGGGCCCACTCTGGAGTTCTACGCTCTAGTTTCACAAGAACTACAGCGGGCTGACCTCGGTTTGTGGAGGGGTGAAGAGGTCACTCTGACCAACCCGAAAG GAAGCCAAGAAGGAATGAAGTACATGTTCAGTACCAGAGGGCTCTTTGCGGTTCCGTTTGGCAGGACAACCAAACCAGCACACATAGCCAAAATCAAAATGAAGTTTCGCTTTTTGGGAAAGCTCATGGCCAAAGCCATCATGGACTTCAGACTT CTGGACCTGCCATTGGGGCTGCCATTTTATAAGTGGATGCTGCGACATGAGACATCTATAAACTCCCATGACCTGGTCAACATTGATCCTGATGTTGCGAAATCCATCCTGCACTTGGAGGATATTATTCGTCAAAAGAAGAGGCTTGAGCAGGATCGCTCTCAG ACAAGGGAGACGTTACAACAGGCATTGGAGAGCCTCAATATGAATGGCTGCATTGTGGAGGACCTGGGTTTGGACTTCACACTCCCAGGGTTCCCCAACATTGAGCTGAAAAAGGGTGGGAAAGATGTGTCTGTCACCATCTACAACCTTGAGGAGTATCTCAGG TTGGTGGTGTACTGGACTCTCAATGAAGGTGTGTCAAGACAGTTTGAGtcttttagggaaggctttgagTCAGTCTTCCCACTACATCACCTCCAGTATTTCTATCCAGAAGAG CTTGACCAGTTGCTGTGCGGCAGTAAATCGGAGACGTGGGACGTCAAGACCCTGATGGAGTGCTGTCGGCCGGATCACGGCTACACACATGACAG CCGGGCAGTGCGGTTCCTGTTTGAAGTGTTGAGCAGCTTCGACGCAGAGCAACAGAGACTTTTTCTGCAGTTTGTCACGGGAAGCCCAAGACTGCCCGTTGGAG GTTTCCGTAGCCTGAACCCCCCTTTGACGATTGTGAGGAAGACATTCGAGTCCACTGAGAACCCAGATGAGTTCCTCCCTTCAGTCATGACCTGCGTCAACTACCTGAAGCTGCCTGACTACTCCAGCATTGAGATCATGCGAGAGAAACTGTTGACGGCAGCTCGCGAGGGCCAACAGTCGTTCCACCTTTCATGA